A genomic window from Streptomyces sp. WMMC940 includes:
- the rdmE gene encoding aklavinone 12-hydroxylase RdmE, translating to MATADAEVDVLVVGAGLGGLSTTMFLARLGVRVLMAEKHPTTSIHPRAIGQNPRTMELLRLGGIAEQVQQVTDHRGAKGHFTTRVAETVRGEVLDTFEEGFEHLVATTAPCSPMPWALAWQDQLEPLMRARAVQDGALIRFGTALVSYEQDAHGVTALLRDRETDAGTTVRASYLVAADGDRSPVREGLGIPRHGHGSLAHVVGTIFEADLSEVLPKDASGLYYLRNPHFSGIFIGSDRPERHTFLVEYDPERGESAEDFTHDRCVELVRIGLDAPDLEPKVLDIQRWEMAARIAERWRAGRVFLVGDSAKVVPPTGGLGGNTAIGDGYDLAWKLSAVLTGQAGPGLLDSYEPERGLVARLVMDESMHLYASRLAPHLKDRMAEPAGYAEVILGFRYRSNAVLIDDDDPHRVESPDRPSGRPGFRMPHVWVRRAGERISTVDLFGSGWLLITGEDGAGWTEWARSAGNDLGVRVEVHGLATDLSDPGGELAERFGIGTGGASLIRPDGVVAWRTATSPDDPAATLRDVLARVLSR from the coding sequence ATGGCCACAGCCGACGCAGAAGTCGATGTCCTGGTCGTGGGCGCGGGCCTGGGCGGGCTCTCCACGACGATGTTCCTCGCCCGGCTCGGCGTACGGGTCCTCATGGCCGAGAAGCACCCGACGACGTCGATCCACCCCAGGGCGATCGGCCAGAACCCGCGCACCATGGAACTGCTACGGCTCGGCGGGATCGCCGAGCAGGTGCAGCAGGTCACCGACCACCGCGGCGCGAAGGGCCATTTCACGACCCGGGTCGCCGAGACGGTACGGGGCGAGGTGCTCGACACCTTCGAGGAGGGCTTCGAGCACCTGGTCGCCACCACCGCGCCCTGCTCCCCGATGCCGTGGGCGCTGGCCTGGCAGGACCAGCTGGAGCCGCTGATGCGGGCCCGGGCGGTCCAGGACGGGGCGCTGATCCGGTTCGGCACCGCGCTGGTCTCCTACGAGCAGGACGCGCACGGGGTCACCGCGTTGCTGCGCGACCGCGAGACCGACGCCGGGACCACCGTCCGGGCGAGCTACCTCGTCGCCGCCGACGGCGACCGCAGCCCCGTCAGGGAAGGACTCGGTATCCCGCGCCACGGCCACGGCTCGCTGGCCCACGTGGTCGGCACGATCTTCGAAGCCGATCTGTCGGAGGTACTCCCGAAGGACGCGTCCGGGCTGTACTACCTGCGCAACCCCCACTTCAGCGGCATCTTCATCGGCAGCGACCGGCCCGAGCGGCACACCTTCCTGGTGGAGTACGACCCCGAACGCGGCGAGTCCGCCGAGGACTTCACCCATGACCGCTGCGTCGAGCTGGTCCGCATCGGCCTGGACGCACCCGACCTGGAACCCAAGGTGCTGGACATCCAGCGCTGGGAGATGGCGGCCCGTATCGCCGAACGGTGGCGCGCCGGCCGTGTGTTCCTGGTCGGGGACTCGGCCAAGGTCGTGCCGCCCACCGGCGGGCTCGGCGGCAACACGGCCATCGGTGACGGGTACGACCTGGCGTGGAAGCTGTCCGCCGTACTGACCGGCCAGGCAGGACCGGGGCTGCTCGACAGCTACGAGCCCGAGCGCGGGCTCGTGGCCCGGCTCGTGATGGACGAGTCCATGCACCTCTACGCCTCCCGGCTCGCCCCGCACCTGAAGGACCGGATGGCGGAGCCCGCCGGCTACGCGGAGGTGATCCTCGGCTTCCGGTACCGCTCGAACGCCGTCCTCATCGACGACGACGACCCCCACCGGGTCGAGTCCCCGGACCGGCCCAGCGGACGCCCCGGATTCCGGATGCCGCACGTGTGGGTGCGACGGGCCGGTGAGCGGATCTCCACCGTGGACCTCTTCGGCTCCGGCTGGCTGCTGATCACCGGTGAGGACGGTGCGGGCTGGACCGAGTGGGCCCGGAGCGCGGGGAACGACCTCGGCGTCCGCGTCGAGGTCCACGGCCTGGCCACCGACCTGAGCGACCCCGGCGGCGAACTGGCCGAGCGGTTCGGCATCGGCACGGGCGGCGCCAGCCTGATCCGGCCCGACGGCGTCGTCGCCTGGCGCACCGCCACCAGCCCGGACGACCCCGCCGCGACGCTGCGCGACGTACTCGCCCGGGTGCTGTCCCGCTGA
- a CDS encoding helix-turn-helix transcriptional regulator has translation MLRVERAITRRQLADALGVHYQTVGYLERGEYSPSLYLALRIAEYFEVPVEVIFSTTPFPRIGSTPPSE, from the coding sequence ATGCTGCGGGTGGAGCGCGCCATCACCCGCAGGCAGCTCGCCGACGCCCTCGGGGTGCACTACCAGACGGTGGGCTATCTGGAGCGCGGTGAGTACAGCCCCAGCCTGTACCTGGCCCTGCGGATCGCGGAGTACTTCGAGGTCCCGGTCGAGGTGATCTTCTCGACCACCCCGTTCCCCCGGATCGGGAGCACCCCACCCTCCGAGTGA
- a CDS encoding activator-dependent family glycosyltransferase translates to MRVLFTPFPASTHVHTQVPLAWAMRAAGHEVRVATQPDVVEDINNAGLTAVAVGEVLDVPATMNPEYTDEPEEIRDEAWLDVLDISETRPEKLTHSHVHGVLTAWTSFVYQNTLPDGTTEELIDFARAWRPDLVVWDTMYYPGALAARISGAAHARLMFGLDLVGLMRGHYLGGLAELPPALREDPLEEWMSRILRRHGREFTEDLVVGQWTIDPVPPSLRLPVDLPSVPMRYVPYNGEATIPGWLRERPRRPRVCLTLGRSFREVVGADRASAGDLLDAVADLDVEVVATFTADQLDPGRRVPGNVRVVDFVPLDALLSTSAAIVHHGGSGTLQTALAHGVPQVVVPARMWCNVPKAHRVRDAGAGLCIDPEDLTPHGLRTALVRVLEEPAFATNADRLRREVAGTPTPADIVPVLERLTAEHRAL, encoded by the coding sequence ATGCGAGTGCTGTTCACGCCGTTCCCCGCGAGCACCCACGTCCACACCCAGGTACCGCTGGCGTGGGCGATGCGGGCCGCGGGACACGAGGTCCGGGTGGCCACCCAGCCGGACGTGGTCGAGGACATCAACAACGCGGGCCTGACCGCTGTCGCGGTCGGCGAGGTCCTCGACGTTCCGGCCACGATGAACCCGGAATACACGGACGAGCCCGAGGAGATCCGCGACGAGGCCTGGCTGGACGTCCTCGACATCAGCGAGACCCGGCCGGAGAAGCTGACCCATTCCCATGTGCACGGGGTGCTCACCGCGTGGACGTCGTTCGTCTACCAGAACACGCTGCCGGACGGCACGACCGAGGAGCTGATCGACTTCGCCCGGGCCTGGCGGCCGGACCTGGTCGTGTGGGACACCATGTACTACCCCGGCGCGCTCGCTGCCCGGATCAGCGGCGCGGCCCACGCCCGGCTGATGTTCGGGCTGGACCTGGTGGGGCTCATGCGCGGGCACTACCTGGGCGGGCTGGCCGAACTTCCGCCGGCCCTGCGGGAGGATCCGCTCGAGGAGTGGATGAGCCGCATCCTGCGGCGGCACGGCCGGGAGTTCACCGAGGACCTGGTCGTGGGCCAGTGGACCATCGATCCCGTTCCGCCGTCGCTGCGGCTGCCCGTCGACCTGCCGTCCGTACCGATGCGCTACGTGCCGTACAACGGCGAGGCGACGATCCCCGGATGGCTGCGGGAGCGGCCCCGGCGGCCCCGGGTCTGCCTGACCCTCGGGAGGTCGTTCCGCGAGGTGGTCGGCGCCGACCGGGCGTCCGCAGGCGATCTGCTGGACGCGGTGGCGGATCTGGACGTGGAGGTGGTCGCCACCTTCACCGCGGACCAGCTCGATCCGGGCCGGCGTGTGCCGGGAAACGTGCGGGTCGTCGACTTCGTCCCGCTGGACGCCCTGCTGTCCACCAGCGCGGCGATCGTGCACCACGGCGGTTCGGGGACGCTCCAGACCGCACTGGCGCACGGCGTACCGCAGGTGGTGGTGCCGGCCAGGATGTGGTGCAACGTCCCCAAGGCGCACCGGGTACGGGATGCGGGCGCCGGACTCTGCATCGATCCGGAGGACCTGACGCCGCACGGGCTGCGCACCGCGCTGGTCCGGGTGCTGGAGGAGCCGGCGTTCGCCACGAACGCGGACCGGCTGCGCCGCGAGGTCGCCGGCACGCCGACTCCCGCCGACATCGTCCCGGTGCTGGAGAGGCTCACGGCCGAACACCGGGCGCTCTAG
- a CDS encoding endonuclease/exonuclease/phosphatase family protein: MPAPREAARFGMLCVSLSAVVATAVASPTAHADDSPTAPFTGTFDVLTYNIAGLPEPLSGSRPARNTKEISKRINAYDVVNVQEDFAYHADLVKHDEHRYRTPPSVPSWVPVPGVPFSDGLNTLSGFKLRKLDRVTWNRCTNADCLTPKGFTYLRLELPGGRSLDLYNAHMNAGSGTEDMLRARRDNVRQLSGYIKKHSAGRAVIVTGDTNSRYTRSGDIIRELRDGNGLTDAWVRLVRGGSTPGVDDSAPTCKESTECELLDKIFYRSGPGLTLEAVRYGNEYERFLDGKGKPLSDHNPPSVTFTFTADGADG, encoded by the coding sequence ATGCCCGCACCACGTGAAGCAGCACGGTTCGGCATGCTCTGCGTGAGCCTGTCGGCGGTCGTCGCGACCGCGGTCGCGTCCCCCACCGCACACGCGGACGACTCCCCGACCGCACCCTTCACCGGCACCTTCGACGTGCTGACCTACAACATCGCGGGACTTCCCGAACCCCTCTCGGGCAGTCGGCCCGCGCGGAACACGAAGGAGATATCCAAGAGGATCAACGCCTACGACGTCGTGAACGTCCAGGAGGACTTCGCGTACCACGCCGACCTCGTCAAGCACGACGAGCACCGCTACCGGACACCTCCGTCGGTGCCCTCGTGGGTGCCGGTGCCCGGTGTGCCCTTCTCGGACGGTCTCAACACCCTGTCCGGCTTCAAGCTCAGGAAACTCGACCGGGTGACGTGGAACCGGTGCACCAACGCCGACTGCCTCACCCCGAAGGGCTTCACGTACCTGCGGCTGGAACTTCCCGGCGGACGATCGCTCGACCTGTACAACGCGCACATGAACGCGGGTTCCGGCACGGAGGACATGCTGCGCGCCCGCCGTGACAACGTCCGCCAGTTGTCCGGCTACATCAAGAAGCACTCCGCCGGGAGGGCCGTCATCGTCACCGGCGACACGAACAGCCGTTACACGAGGTCCGGCGACATCATCCGCGAACTGCGGGACGGCAACGGGCTCACCGACGCCTGGGTCCGGCTGGTCAGGGGCGGCTCGACGCCCGGAGTCGACGACTCGGCCCCCACCTGCAAGGAATCCACCGAGTGCGAGCTCCTCGACAAGATCTTCTACCGCAGCGGTCCGGGGCTGACGCTGGAAGCGGTCCGCTACGGCAATGAGTACGAACGGTTCCTCGACGGCAAGGGCAAGCCGCTGTCCGACCACAATCCGCCGTCCGTCACGTTCACCTTCACCGCGGACGGCGCCGACGGCTGA
- a CDS encoding ABC transporter permease: protein MNPTVYAVRLGLRRGWTEFRQSVTSPGDIVYYLVLGGVFLGVLFFMRNSTVEGTDLSLATLSMPSMIGGLLAFQALGGAAFALAAEREDGTLLRARTVPQGLVGYIAGRVLGIALSTVLTLTIILVPSVFLFDDLVTGDLAKWLNLLWVLGLGLLATLPIGLIIGAMVKNPRGANTWGIFPTMGLMAISGIFYPITSLAGWLQGVAQVFPVYWVGLGTRAALLPEAAVAVELGDSWRRPMTAVVLLAWAVVALLIAPKVLGRTARGETGSKVEARQQEALKRVG from the coding sequence GTGAATCCCACCGTGTACGCGGTACGGCTCGGCCTGCGCCGAGGCTGGACCGAGTTCCGGCAGAGCGTGACCTCGCCCGGCGACATCGTCTACTACCTCGTCCTGGGGGGCGTGTTCCTCGGGGTGCTGTTCTTCATGCGGAACTCGACCGTGGAGGGTACGGACCTCTCGCTGGCGACGCTCTCCATGCCGAGCATGATCGGCGGACTGCTGGCGTTCCAGGCACTGGGCGGTGCGGCGTTCGCGCTGGCGGCCGAGCGGGAGGACGGCACGCTGCTGCGGGCCAGGACCGTACCGCAGGGCCTGGTCGGCTACATCGCCGGCCGGGTGCTGGGAATCGCTCTGAGCACCGTGCTGACGCTGACGATCATCCTGGTGCCGAGCGTGTTCCTCTTCGACGACCTGGTGACCGGGGACCTCGCCAAGTGGCTGAACCTGCTCTGGGTGCTGGGCCTCGGGCTGCTCGCCACCCTGCCGATCGGCCTGATCATCGGGGCGATGGTCAAGAACCCGCGCGGCGCGAACACCTGGGGCATCTTCCCGACGATGGGTCTGATGGCGATCTCGGGTATTTTTTACCCGATCACCTCACTGGCGGGCTGGCTCCAGGGCGTCGCGCAGGTCTTCCCCGTGTACTGGGTGGGACTGGGCACGCGCGCCGCGCTGCTGCCCGAGGCGGCGGTCGCGGTCGAGCTCGGCGACTCCTGGCGCAGGCCCATGACCGCGGTCGTGCTGCTCGCCTGGGCCGTCGTCGCGCTGCTGATCGCGCCGAAGGTCCTGGGCCGAACGGCGCGCGGTGAGACGGGATCGAAGGTGGAGGCACGGCAGCAGGAGGCATTGAAGCGCGTTGGGTGA
- a CDS encoding cytochrome P450 family protein, whose translation MSVIHGTREREDIGELGRRLQRAHGEVWLHQVKGDPYAEVLRGHAEDPRPGHERIRALGPLWRSTTGTWVTADHRLAGTLLGDAWPHAPVSGEDAHVPVDDAGLGGDAAHYERLRRRAANAVTPSVVASVCERVAGGLSGSFDLVTDLAERVPVELLAETFGLPAPRRRELAGACAAAGVVLDGLLCPQRLDVTRRAVTAVGRLRALLAAPDDDGAAGTWEPAVLLAAAGVRTAARLVASAVLAVVDHPEEWARVAEDPGHAARVVGETLRYDSPVQLHPMVAQADVGFAGQHVSVGERVVVLVGAANRDPEVFDAPDRFAPGRPADALVPGLYHRVTLPFARTQAEAVLRALVAAGPRPRRAGPFLRSRRSPVTRHLLSCPLVIG comes from the coding sequence GTGAGCGTCATTCACGGGACACGCGAACGCGAGGACATCGGCGAGCTGGGCAGGCGGCTGCAGCGCGCGCACGGAGAGGTGTGGCTGCACCAGGTCAAGGGCGATCCGTACGCCGAGGTGCTCCGCGGTCACGCCGAGGACCCCCGTCCGGGCCACGAGCGCATCCGCGCGCTCGGCCCGCTGTGGCGCAGTACCACGGGCACCTGGGTGACGGCGGACCACCGCCTCGCCGGGACACTGCTGGGCGACGCCTGGCCGCACGCCCCGGTGAGCGGCGAGGACGCCCACGTCCCCGTGGACGACGCGGGACTGGGCGGCGACGCGGCGCACTACGAGCGGCTGCGCCGGCGGGCGGCGAACGCCGTCACCCCCTCCGTCGTCGCATCGGTGTGCGAGCGGGTGGCCGGCGGCCTGTCCGGAAGTTTCGACCTCGTCACCGACCTCGCGGAGCGGGTCCCCGTGGAACTGCTCGCCGAGACCTTCGGGTTGCCCGCGCCGCGGCGCCGGGAACTCGCCGGAGCCTGCGCCGCCGCCGGCGTCGTCCTCGACGGTCTGCTGTGCCCGCAGCGGCTGGACGTCACCCGTCGCGCGGTGACCGCCGTCGGCCGGTTGCGGGCGCTCCTCGCGGCACCCGACGACGACGGGGCCGCGGGCACGTGGGAGCCGGCGGTGCTGCTGGCCGCCGCCGGCGTGCGCACCGCGGCACGGCTGGTCGCGAGCGCGGTGCTGGCGGTGGTGGACCACCCGGAGGAATGGGCGCGCGTGGCGGAGGACCCCGGGCACGCGGCCCGGGTCGTGGGCGAGACCCTGCGGTACGACTCCCCGGTGCAGCTTCATCCGATGGTCGCCCAAGCCGACGTCGGGTTCGCCGGGCAGCACGTGTCGGTGGGCGAGCGGGTGGTGGTGCTCGTCGGGGCAGCCAACCGCGATCCCGAGGTCTTCGACGCCCCCGACCGGTTCGCTCCCGGCCGGCCTGCCGACGCCCTCGTCCCCGGCCTGTACCACCGTGTGACGCTGCCGTTCGCCCGCACCCAGGCCGAAGCCGTGCTTCGCGCGCTGGTGGCCGCCGGTCCGCGTCCGCGCCGGGCAGGCCCTTTCCTGCGCAGCCGCCGGTCACCGGTGACCAGGCACCTGCTCAGCTGCCCGCTGGTCATCGGCTGA
- a CDS encoding phytanoyl-CoA dioxygenase family protein, which yields MTARTDPITADVLTDEAYRYYRENGFVRVPQVLSASEVARFRAASEEAMAQHGPEIWGAGEDTVQVHFVAQAWLKHEALRDLALHPAVTRAAKRLAGAPLRLYSTDVLLKPGRRTLTTLPTLAHDDETGLPLDGLDRTLTAWIALVDVPVESGCLSYVPGSHLRGTAHRQTHMTSFAEHRAISDIWPDYAWQPRITVPLKAGDVAFHHCRTVHMAGPNLTDSPRLGHGIVFMDAEATYRPGTEDAHISHMAPGAPLDNENFPLV from the coding sequence ATGACGGCACGAACCGACCCGATCACGGCCGACGTCCTCACCGACGAGGCGTACCGGTACTACCGGGAGAACGGCTTCGTCCGGGTCCCCCAGGTCCTCTCCGCCTCCGAGGTGGCGCGGTTCAGGGCGGCCTCCGAGGAGGCGATGGCCCAGCACGGCCCGGAGATCTGGGGCGCGGGCGAGGACACCGTGCAGGTGCACTTCGTCGCCCAGGCCTGGCTCAAGCACGAGGCGCTGCGCGACCTCGCGCTGCACCCGGCCGTCACCCGCGCGGCGAAGCGACTCGCCGGGGCACCACTGCGCCTGTACAGCACCGACGTCCTCCTCAAGCCGGGCCGGAGGACCCTGACCACGCTGCCCACGCTCGCGCACGACGACGAGACGGGCCTGCCGCTCGACGGCCTCGACCGGACGCTCACCGCGTGGATCGCCCTGGTCGACGTACCGGTCGAGAGCGGCTGCCTCAGCTACGTGCCGGGTTCCCATCTGCGCGGTACCGCCCACCGGCAGACCCACATGACCAGCTTCGCCGAGCACCGGGCCATCTCCGACATCTGGCCGGACTACGCCTGGCAGCCCCGGATCACCGTCCCGCTGAAGGCCGGTGACGTCGCCTTCCACCACTGCCGCACCGTGCACATGGCCGGACCGAACCTGACCGACAGCCCCCGGCTGGGCCACGGGATCGTCTTCATGGACGCCGAAGCCACCTACCGGCCCGGGACCGAGGACGCCCACATCTCCCACATGGCGCCCGGGGCCCCGCTGGACAACGAGAACTTCCCCCTCGTCTAG
- a CDS encoding cytochrome P450 family protein, whose translation MASMTESELGRVLLTHRGVQWIIGTKDDPYALLLRTAGDDPHRLGELIRERGPLYWSSAEAWVTAHHEVAVAALGDPRLSFRHPDADAPVADDEGERREPMPWEVPALREILPFDELFLTAGRADCERVRATLEPLLGATALERWRPAVEREQRRVLAAAGTGLDLRSDVADPFAAEIVRQLLGVPEEDRDRFAAFCRGAAGALDAMVCSPHLRTAHELITSVEGMRSLLTDLIARRGEKPGDDLVSALLEVTHDDEARSVCMLLALVGSELSATLFCDAVASLLDHPASWRSLCDDPHLAPAVVEETLRYAPPVRLVPLYAHEDLELAGTAVPAGGQVVVAVEAANRDSAVHAEPSAFDPARERSGKHLAFPDGLPTSLLAPLVRLQAESGLRVLSAEAPGARRTGPVLRRLRSGVTGAVLELPLAL comes from the coding sequence ATGGCGAGCATGACCGAGAGCGAGTTGGGCCGGGTGCTGCTCACGCACCGCGGTGTCCAGTGGATCATCGGCACCAAGGACGACCCGTACGCCCTGCTGTTGAGGACCGCCGGTGACGATCCGCACCGGCTCGGCGAACTGATCCGGGAGCGGGGCCCGCTGTACTGGAGCAGCGCCGAGGCGTGGGTGACGGCCCATCACGAGGTCGCCGTGGCCGCGCTGGGCGACCCGCGGCTGAGCTTCCGGCACCCCGACGCGGACGCTCCCGTCGCGGACGACGAGGGGGAGCGGCGGGAACCCATGCCGTGGGAGGTGCCCGCCCTGCGCGAGATCCTTCCGTTCGACGAGCTGTTCCTGACCGCCGGCCGGGCCGACTGCGAGCGTGTGCGGGCGACTCTCGAGCCGCTGCTCGGCGCGACGGCCCTGGAGCGGTGGCGGCCCGCGGTCGAACGGGAGCAGCGCCGTGTCCTCGCCGCCGCGGGCACCGGGTTGGACCTCCGGTCGGACGTCGCCGACCCGTTCGCCGCCGAGATCGTGCGGCAGCTCCTGGGCGTACCGGAGGAGGACCGCGACCGCTTCGCCGCGTTCTGCCGGGGTGCGGCGGGGGCCCTGGACGCCATGGTGTGCTCGCCGCACCTGCGGACGGCGCACGAGCTGATCACCTCCGTCGAGGGCATGCGGTCCCTGCTCACCGACCTGATCGCGCGGCGGGGCGAGAAGCCCGGGGACGACCTGGTCAGCGCCCTGCTGGAGGTCACGCACGACGACGAGGCGCGGTCGGTGTGCATGCTCCTGGCCCTCGTCGGGTCCGAGCTGTCCGCGACCCTGTTCTGCGACGCGGTGGCGTCCCTGCTCGACCACCCCGCATCGTGGCGGTCGCTGTGCGACGACCCGCACCTCGCGCCGGCCGTGGTCGAGGAGACGCTGCGCTACGCCCCGCCCGTCCGGCTGGTCCCCCTGTACGCGCACGAGGACCTCGAACTGGCCGGGACGGCCGTCCCGGCGGGCGGCCAGGTCGTGGTGGCGGTCGAGGCGGCCAACCGGGACTCCGCGGTCCATGCGGAGCCGTCCGCCTTCGACCCGGCGAGGGAGCGGAGCGGGAAGCACCTGGCCTTTCCCGACGGCCTGCCCACGTCCTTGCTCGCGCCGCTGGTACGGCTCCAGGCCGAGTCCGGGCTCCGCGTCCTGTCGGCCGAGGCACCCGGAGCGCGGCGCACCGGGCCCGTACTGCGGCGTCTGCGCTCCGGGGTCACCGGAGCGGTCCTGGAACTGCCCCTGGCTCTCTGA
- a CDS encoding ABC transporter ATP-binding protein, whose translation MRYGSKDVLNGVDFSVRRGEVLALLGPNGAGKTTTIEIMEGFRTRSAGEVSVLGVDPAKGDEQWRARLGIVLQSWRDHGKWKVRELLAQLGDFYRPYSTAERPRPRNVDELIAMVGLEQQADQKIGSLSGGQRRRLDVAIGIVGRPEVLFLDEPTVGFDPKARRDFHDVVHRLSDLEDTTILLTTHDLDEAEKLSDRILILAGGQIVADGSADQLAREAAGKAEVRWSVGGEHFVHATPDASAFVHELFKQHGDRVRDLEVRRASLEDTYMTMVQQHEAGRSEEAVAAFREASK comes from the coding sequence ATGCGGTACGGCTCCAAGGACGTGCTCAACGGAGTCGACTTCAGCGTCCGACGGGGCGAGGTCCTCGCTCTGCTGGGGCCGAACGGCGCCGGCAAGACCACGACCATCGAGATCATGGAGGGGTTCCGCACCCGTTCGGCGGGTGAGGTCAGTGTGCTCGGCGTCGATCCGGCCAAGGGCGACGAGCAGTGGCGCGCCCGGCTGGGCATCGTGCTCCAGTCGTGGCGCGACCACGGGAAGTGGAAGGTCCGGGAGCTGCTGGCCCAGCTCGGTGACTTCTACCGGCCCTACTCCACCGCCGAGCGGCCCCGCCCGCGGAACGTGGACGAGCTGATCGCCATGGTCGGCCTGGAACAGCAGGCGGACCAGAAGATCGGATCCCTGTCCGGCGGTCAGCGCCGTCGTCTCGACGTCGCCATCGGCATCGTCGGCCGGCCCGAGGTGCTGTTCCTGGACGAGCCCACCGTCGGGTTCGACCCCAAGGCCCGGCGCGACTTCCACGACGTGGTGCACCGGCTCTCCGACCTGGAGGACACCACGATCCTGCTCACCACGCACGACCTGGACGAGGCCGAGAAGCTGTCCGACCGCATCCTGATCCTGGCCGGCGGTCAGATCGTCGCCGACGGCAGTGCCGACCAGCTCGCCCGGGAGGCCGCGGGCAAGGCGGAGGTCCGCTGGAGCGTCGGCGGCGAGCACTTCGTCCACGCCACCCCGGACGCCAGCGCGTTCGTCCACGAGCTGTTCAAGCAGCACGGCGACCGGGTCCGTGACCTCGAGGTGCGCAGGGCCAGCCTGGAGGACACGTACATGACCATGGTCCAGCAGCACGAGGCCGGCCGGTCCGAAGAGGCGGTCGCGGCGTTCCGGGAGGCGAGCAAGTGA
- a CDS encoding activator-dependent family glycosyltransferase, producing the protein MRVLFTSIEGNHFHQMVPLAWALRTAGHEVLAACNEQLVDTVTQTGLTAVPIQSPTLWEQLDDFQKEAISLFNEIGTRKQDPSKVTWEDHLSYENMVVPALYQPLNNDAQIDQLVEVARGWRPDLVLWESFSIAGAVVAVATGAAHARLVSGPELALQMVTRGHFVRHRDQQPEPLREDPTAEWLDWTLERLGSDRRFDETMLTGQWVVDTRPGSLRQELDLPTVPMRYVPYNGRCAVPRWLHEPAERRRVCVTLGTSITSEESERFRLGDTLAALFGSLAGLDVEIIAALDPAQRDALPELPDNIRTTDFVPLNELAPSCSVIVHHAGYQTKATADLHGVPQVVIVGYEWVSEDMGEEYEKSGTTLAVSARDLTADVLRERILRLLDDPSYTERAGDLREEIRAMPTPNEVVPVLERLTREHRHGV; encoded by the coding sequence ATGCGAGTCCTGTTCACCTCCATCGAGGGCAATCACTTCCACCAGATGGTCCCGTTGGCGTGGGCCCTGCGCACCGCGGGCCACGAGGTGCTGGCGGCGTGCAACGAGCAACTCGTCGACACCGTCACCCAGACGGGTCTGACCGCGGTGCCGATCCAGTCACCGACCCTGTGGGAGCAGCTGGACGACTTCCAGAAGGAGGCGATCTCCCTCTTCAACGAGATCGGTACCCGCAAGCAGGACCCCTCGAAGGTGACGTGGGAGGACCATCTCTCCTACGAGAACATGGTGGTCCCCGCCCTCTACCAGCCGCTCAACAACGACGCGCAGATCGACCAGCTGGTGGAGGTGGCCCGCGGCTGGCGGCCGGACCTGGTGCTCTGGGAGAGCTTCTCCATCGCCGGGGCGGTCGTCGCCGTCGCCACCGGCGCCGCCCATGCGCGCCTGGTGTCCGGCCCGGAGCTGGCCCTGCAGATGGTCACCCGCGGGCACTTCGTACGCCATCGGGACCAGCAGCCCGAGCCGCTGCGCGAGGACCCCACCGCCGAGTGGCTCGACTGGACGCTCGAACGCCTCGGCAGCGACCGGCGGTTCGACGAGACGATGCTGACGGGCCAGTGGGTCGTGGACACCCGGCCCGGCAGCCTGCGCCAGGAGCTCGACCTCCCCACGGTGCCGATGCGCTACGTCCCGTACAACGGGCGGTGCGCGGTGCCGAGGTGGCTCCACGAACCGGCGGAGCGCCGACGGGTGTGCGTCACCCTCGGCACGTCCATCACCAGCGAGGAGTCCGAGCGGTTCCGGCTGGGCGACACCCTCGCCGCCCTCTTCGGGAGCCTGGCCGGACTGGACGTCGAGATCATCGCCGCGCTCGACCCGGCACAGCGCGATGCCCTGCCCGAGCTGCCCGACAACATCCGTACCACCGACTTCGTCCCGCTCAACGAACTGGCCCCGTCGTGCTCGGTGATCGTGCACCACGCCGGCTACCAGACGAAGGCCACGGCGGACCTGCACGGCGTCCCCCAGGTCGTCATCGTCGGCTACGAGTGGGTGAGCGAGGACATGGGGGAGGAGTACGAGAAGTCGGGCACGACCCTGGCCGTCTCCGCCCGTGACCTGACCGCCGACGTGCTGCGGGAGAGGATCCTCCGGCTGCTCGACGACCCCTCGTACACCGAGCGCGCCGGGGATCTCCGCGAGGAGATCCGCGCCATGCCGACGCCCAACGAGGTCGTGCCCGTCCTCGAGAGGCTGACCAGGGAGCACCGGCACGGAGTGTGA